One genomic window of Pseudoxanthomonas sp. includes the following:
- the flhA gene encoding flagellar biosynthesis protein FlhA: protein MNPRKVMDMIKHGLGAPLIVMAMLAMVVVPLAAPVLDALFTFNIAISLMVLLAVVYVQRPLEFSIFPIVLLMTTMLRLALNVASTRVILLNGQDGHGAAGKVIEAFGEFVIGGNYAVGIVVFAILTIINFVVITKGAGRVSEVTARFILDAMPGKQMAIDADLNAGLLTREDAKARREEVREEADFYGSMDGASKFIRGDAIAGILILFINLLGGMAVGMLQHDMSFAQAASTYTLLSIGDGLVAQLPALLVSSAVAMLVTRASRSQDMGGAMVGQVFGQHKALAVAAAILGLVGLVPGMPNVAFLTLALILGLLGWKMWKRSLVQEATKANPTLPAGTAGAQVSAELGWDELRPIDPLSLEVGYRLIPLVDKAQGGELMARIKGVRRKLTQDIGFLIPPVHIRDNLELPAGAYRLLVHGVPVATADIHPDRELALDPGGAIGTIDGIAGKDPAFGLDAVWIQSYQRVQAETMGYTVVDPATVIATHLSHLIREHAPELLGHEEVQQLLATLAKNAPKLVEDLTPKALPLSVIVRVLQNLLIEKIPVRQLRKIVEALVEHAPQSQEPGALTAAVRNALGRFIVQEIAGMAPELPVFTLAPQLERVLQDSTQGNGAALEPGLAERLHQSLAECVSKQEARNEPAVVLVPAQVRAALARLVRHSVPSLSVLSYSEVPEDKRLKLVGTIS from the coding sequence ATGAACCCGCGCAAGGTCATGGACATGATCAAGCACGGGCTGGGCGCGCCGCTGATCGTGATGGCGATGCTGGCCATGGTCGTGGTGCCGCTGGCCGCGCCGGTGCTGGATGCGTTGTTCACCTTCAACATCGCCATCTCGCTGATGGTGCTGCTGGCGGTGGTGTACGTGCAGCGCCCGCTGGAGTTCAGCATCTTCCCGATCGTGCTGTTGATGACCACCATGCTGCGCCTGGCGCTGAACGTGGCCTCCACCCGGGTGATCCTGCTCAACGGCCAGGACGGACATGGCGCCGCCGGCAAGGTGATCGAGGCGTTCGGCGAGTTCGTGATCGGCGGCAACTACGCGGTGGGCATCGTGGTGTTCGCGATCCTGACCATCATCAACTTCGTGGTCATCACCAAGGGCGCCGGGCGCGTGTCGGAAGTGACCGCGCGCTTCATCCTCGACGCCATGCCCGGCAAGCAGATGGCGATCGATGCCGACCTCAACGCCGGCCTGCTGACCCGCGAGGACGCCAAGGCCCGGCGCGAGGAAGTCCGCGAGGAAGCCGACTTCTACGGCTCGATGGACGGCGCCAGCAAGTTCATCCGCGGCGATGCCATCGCCGGCATCCTGATCCTGTTCATCAACCTGCTCGGCGGCATGGCCGTGGGCATGCTCCAGCACGACATGTCGTTCGCGCAGGCCGCCTCGACCTATACGTTGCTGTCGATCGGCGATGGCCTGGTCGCACAGCTGCCGGCGCTGCTGGTGTCCTCGGCCGTGGCGATGCTGGTCACCCGCGCCTCGCGCTCGCAGGACATGGGCGGGGCGATGGTTGGCCAGGTGTTCGGCCAGCACAAGGCACTGGCGGTGGCCGCCGCCATCCTGGGCCTGGTCGGCCTGGTGCCCGGGATGCCCAACGTCGCCTTTTTGACGCTGGCCCTGATCCTGGGCCTGCTCGGCTGGAAGATGTGGAAGCGCAGCCTTGTCCAGGAAGCAACCAAGGCCAATCCCACGCTACCGGCCGGCACTGCCGGCGCGCAGGTCAGCGCCGAACTGGGCTGGGACGAGCTGCGCCCGATCGATCCGCTCAGCCTGGAAGTGGGCTACCGGCTGATCCCCCTGGTGGACAAGGCCCAGGGCGGCGAATTGATGGCGCGCATCAAGGGCGTGCGGCGCAAGCTGACCCAGGACATCGGTTTCCTGATCCCGCCGGTGCACATCCGCGACAACCTGGAATTGCCGGCCGGCGCCTATCGACTGCTGGTGCACGGGGTTCCGGTCGCCACGGCCGACATCCACCCCGACCGCGAACTGGCACTGGATCCGGGCGGCGCAATCGGCACGATCGACGGCATCGCCGGCAAGGACCCGGCGTTCGGGCTGGATGCGGTGTGGATCCAGTCGTACCAGCGCGTCCAGGCCGAAACCATGGGCTATACCGTGGTCGATCCGGCCACGGTCATCGCCACCCACCTGTCGCACCTGATCCGTGAGCACGCGCCGGAACTGTTGGGTCACGAAGAAGTCCAGCAGCTGCTCGCCACCCTGGCCAAGAACGCACCCAAGCTGGTCGAGGACCTGACCCCCAAGGCGCTGCCACTGTCGGTGATCGTGCGCGTCCTGCAGAACCTGCTGATCGAAAAGATCCCGGTCCGCCAGCTGCGCAAGATCGTCGAAGCCCTGGTCGAACACGCCCCGCAGAGTCAGGAACCCGGCGCGCTCACGGCTGCGGTCCGCAACGCGCTGGGCCGCTTCATCGTCCAGGAAATCGCGGGCATGGCGCCGGAACTGCCGGTGTTCACCTTGGCCCCGCAATTGGAACGTGTCTTGCAGGACTCAACCCAGGGCAACGGCGCTGCGCTCGAACCCGGCCTTGCCGAACGCCTGCACCAGAGCCTGGCCGAGTGCGTCAGCAAGCAGGAGGCCAGGAACGAGCCCGCAGTGGTGCTGGTCCCGGCCCAGGTCCGCGCCGCGCTGGCGCGCCTGGTCCGGCACAGCGTGCCTTCGTTGTCGGTCCTGTCCTACAGCGAGGTTCCGGAAGACAAGC
- the flhB gene encoding flagellar biosynthesis protein FlhB, whose translation MSENEQAGERTEQPTEKRLKQARDQGDIPRSRELATAAVFSVGIFAMMGMSGLLTAGAVAWMKSALSPDLGLRNDPSALFGHTGELLLGLLWVVLPLLGVCVAAGFIAPLLMGGLRFSSESLVPKFSRLNPISGLTRLYGAESLAELLKSLLRMLFVGGAVALFLVGKLDALRGLLRQPLEQAIGHGLGFALHLLLYTAGALALLAAIDAPYQKWNHLRRLKMTREEVRREMKESEGSPEVKGRIRQMQMQLSQRRMMEAVPTADVVVVNPTHYAVALKYEGGRMRAPIVVAKGVDELAFSIREVGEQHRIAVVSAPPLARALYREGQLGKEIPVRLYSAVAQILSYVYQLRAWRSGPMPPLPPLEVDEFAPGATP comes from the coding sequence ATGTCCGAGAACGAGCAAGCCGGCGAGCGCACCGAACAGCCCACCGAAAAACGCCTCAAGCAGGCCCGTGACCAGGGCGACATCCCGCGCTCGCGGGAGCTGGCGACCGCAGCGGTCTTCAGCGTCGGCATCTTCGCGATGATGGGCATGTCCGGCTTGCTGACCGCCGGTGCGGTGGCGTGGATGAAGTCCGCACTCAGTCCGGACCTGGGCCTGCGCAACGACCCCAGCGCCCTGTTCGGCCACACCGGGGAACTGCTGCTCGGACTGCTGTGGGTGGTGCTCCCGCTGCTGGGTGTGTGCGTGGCGGCAGGCTTCATCGCCCCGCTGCTGATGGGCGGCCTGCGTTTCTCAAGCGAATCGCTGGTTCCCAAGTTCAGCCGGCTCAACCCGATCAGTGGCCTGACCCGCCTGTACGGCGCGGAGAGCCTGGCCGAACTGCTCAAGTCGCTGCTGCGCATGCTGTTTGTCGGCGGGGCCGTCGCATTGTTCCTGGTCGGCAAGCTCGATGCGCTGCGCGGCCTGCTGCGCCAACCCCTGGAACAGGCCATCGGCCACGGCCTGGGCTTCGCCCTGCACCTGCTGCTCTACACCGCCGGCGCGCTGGCGCTGCTGGCTGCGATCGACGCGCCGTACCAGAAGTGGAATCACTTGCGCAGGTTGAAGATGACCCGCGAGGAAGTCCGTCGCGAGATGAAGGAAAGCGAGGGCAGCCCGGAGGTCAAGGGCCGCATCCGGCAGATGCAGATGCAGCTTTCGCAGCGGCGGATGATGGAGGCCGTCCCTACCGCCGACGTGGTGGTGGTCAACCCGACCCACTACGCGGTGGCGCTGAAATACGAAGGCGGACGCATGCGTGCGCCCATCGTGGTGGCCAAGGGCGTGGACGAACTGGCTTTCAGCATCCGCGAGGTCGGCGAGCAGCATCGCATTGCCGTGGTCTCGGCGCCGCCTCTGGCACGCGCCTTGTATAGGGAAGGCCAACTCGGCAAGGAAATCCCCGTGAGACTGTATTCGGCCGTGGCCCAGATCCTCTCCTACGTCTACCAGCTGCGCGCCTGGCGCAGCGGTCCGATGCCACCGCTGCCGCCGCTGGAAGTGGATGAATTCGCGCCGGGGGCCACGCCATGA
- a CDS encoding flagellar biosynthetic protein FliQ, which produces MSPELALTELRDALITVLWIAGPLLLAMLLVGVVIGVFQAATQLNEPTIAFVAKVIALTAMLFATGSMLLARLVEYTTMLFQRIPHLIG; this is translated from the coding sequence ATGAGTCCCGAACTGGCCCTGACCGAACTGCGCGATGCCCTGATCACGGTCCTGTGGATCGCAGGCCCGTTGCTGCTGGCGATGCTGCTGGTCGGCGTGGTGATCGGTGTCTTCCAGGCGGCGACCCAGTTGAATGAACCCACCATCGCCTTCGTCGCCAAGGTCATCGCCCTGACCGCGATGCTGTTCGCCACCGGCAGCATGCTGCTGGCGCGGCTGGTCGAATACACCACCATGTTGTTCCAGCGCATCCCGCACCTGATCGGATAG
- the fliP gene encoding flagellar type III secretion system pore protein FliP (The bacterial flagellar biogenesis protein FliP forms a type III secretion system (T3SS)-type pore required for flagellar assembly.), whose translation MLRRWIVPLSILLLACVPALALAQAAPAQLPALPDVTVGKVGAQSVSLPLQTLLLMTAITLLPSMLLVLTAFTRITIVLGLLRQAMGTGQTPSNQVLMGLALFLTAMVMMPVWDKAWSQGLGPYLNGQIDFTTAWTLTTQPLRAFMLAQVREADLMTFAGMAGNGTYSGPDAIPFPVLVASFVTSELKTAFEIGFLIFIPFVIIDLVVASVLMSMGMMMMSPMLISAPFKILLFVLVDGWVLTVGTLAASFNGV comes from the coding sequence ATGCTCCGTCGCTGGATAGTTCCCCTGTCGATCCTCCTGCTGGCCTGCGTGCCGGCACTGGCGCTGGCCCAGGCAGCACCCGCGCAGTTGCCTGCGCTCCCCGATGTAACCGTCGGCAAGGTCGGCGCACAGTCGGTCAGCCTGCCGTTGCAGACACTGCTGTTGATGACGGCCATCACCCTGCTGCCGTCGATGCTGCTGGTGCTGACCGCCTTCACCCGCATCACCATCGTGCTGGGCCTGCTGCGCCAGGCCATGGGCACCGGGCAGACGCCCTCCAACCAGGTGCTGATGGGCCTGGCCCTGTTCCTGACGGCGATGGTGATGATGCCGGTCTGGGACAAAGCCTGGAGCCAGGGCCTGGGGCCTTACCTCAATGGCCAGATCGACTTCACCACCGCCTGGACCCTGACCACCCAGCCACTGCGTGCGTTCATGCTGGCGCAGGTGCGCGAGGCCGACCTGATGACCTTCGCCGGCATGGCCGGCAACGGCACCTACAGCGGGCCCGATGCGATTCCCTTCCCGGTCCTGGTGGCCTCGTTCGTGACCAGCGAACTGAAGACCGCGTTCGAAATCGGCTTCCTGATCTTCATCCCGTTCGTGATCATCGACCTGGTGGTGGCCAGCGTCCTGATGTCGATGGGCATGATGATGATGTCGCCGATGCTGATCTCGGCACCCTTCAAGATCCTGTTGTTCGTGCTGGTCGATGGCTGGGTGCTGACCGTCGGCACGCTGGCCGCCAGCTTCAACGGGGTCTGA
- the fliO gene encoding flagellar biosynthetic protein FliO translates to MAVAGQATTHAASVGNAAPSPPSLLGAVFALLLVLGLIIGLAWLLKRMPGSGFRPAQGLRVVASLAVGSKERVVVIEVNGEQLLLGVSAGGIAMLHALPESLPETPPARLPDLKQLPDFAQMLKQKLRR, encoded by the coding sequence CTGGCGGTCGCCGGCCAGGCGACCACGCACGCGGCCAGCGTCGGCAACGCCGCGCCGTCGCCGCCCAGCCTGCTCGGCGCGGTCTTCGCGCTGTTGCTGGTGCTGGGCCTGATCATCGGCTTGGCCTGGCTGCTCAAGCGCATGCCTGGCAGTGGCTTCCGCCCGGCGCAGGGATTGCGTGTGGTCGCCAGCCTGGCCGTCGGCAGCAAGGAACGGGTCGTGGTGATCGAGGTCAACGGCGAGCAGCTGTTGCTGGGCGTGTCGGCCGGTGGCATCGCCATGCTGCATGCATTGCCGGAATCGTTGCCGGAGACGCCACCGGCCAGGCTGCCGGACCTGAAGCAACTGCCCGACTTCGCGCAGATGCTGAAGCAGAAGCTGCGCAGGTGA
- the fliN gene encoding flagellar motor switch protein FliN: protein MSQNENLGATAAQFDTLQADSTADANDLNLDLILDVPVTLSLEVGRSRIPIRNLLQLNQGSVVELDRGAGEALDVYVNGTLIAHGEVVTINDRFGVRLTDVVSPSERIRRLR, encoded by the coding sequence ATGAGCCAGAACGAAAACCTAGGCGCCACCGCCGCCCAGTTCGACACGCTGCAGGCCGATTCGACAGCCGATGCCAACGACCTCAACCTGGACCTGATCCTGGATGTTCCGGTGACCCTGTCGCTGGAAGTCGGCCGCTCACGCATCCCGATCCGCAACCTGTTGCAGCTCAACCAGGGTTCGGTGGTGGAACTGGACCGCGGTGCCGGCGAGGCGCTGGATGTCTACGTCAACGGCACCCTGATCGCACATGGCGAAGTGGTCACCATCAACGACCGCTTCGGCGTGCGCCTGACCGATGTGGTCAGCCCCAGCGAGCGGATCCGGAGACTGCGGTGA
- the fliM gene encoding flagellar motor switch protein FliM, which produces MSDLLSQDEIDALLHGVDAGVVDTQPPPPAPGEARQYDFSSQDRIIRGRMPTLEMVNERFARLWRIGLFGLIRRSAELSVRGIDLVKFNEYMHSLYVPTNLNLIKFKPLRGTGLIVFEPTLVFAVVDNFFGGDGRFHTRIEGREFTATEMRVIQLMLKQTFSDLKEAWAPVMDVDFEYINSEINPHFANIVTPREYVVVCRFHVELEGGGGEIHVTLPYSMLEPIRDLLDAGIQSDRVDRDESWNVMLREQLNAAEVTLSSVLARKQLSLRELTRLKVGDILPIDLPSQVPLCVEGVPLFTGEFGISHGQNAIKITSNQPPGTNPRRGTIQEQAS; this is translated from the coding sequence ATGAGTGACCTGCTTTCCCAGGATGAAATCGATGCCCTGCTGCATGGCGTCGATGCCGGCGTGGTGGACACCCAGCCACCACCGCCGGCTCCGGGCGAGGCACGCCAGTACGATTTCTCCAGCCAGGACCGGATCATCCGCGGGCGCATGCCCACCCTTGAGATGGTCAACGAGCGATTCGCACGGCTCTGGCGCATCGGCTTGTTTGGCCTGATCCGGCGTTCGGCCGAGCTGTCGGTGCGCGGCATCGACCTGGTCAAGTTCAACGAGTACATGCACTCGCTATACGTGCCGACCAACCTGAACCTGATCAAGTTCAAGCCGCTGCGCGGGACCGGCCTGATCGTGTTCGAACCGACCCTGGTGTTCGCCGTGGTCGACAACTTCTTCGGTGGTGACGGACGCTTCCACACCCGCATCGAAGGGCGCGAATTCACCGCCACCGAGATGCGCGTGATCCAACTGATGCTCAAGCAGACCTTCTCCGATCTCAAGGAAGCCTGGGCGCCGGTGATGGACGTGGACTTCGAGTACATCAACTCGGAGATCAACCCGCACTTCGCCAACATCGTGACCCCGCGCGAGTACGTGGTGGTGTGCCGGTTCCATGTCGAATTGGAGGGCGGTGGTGGCGAGATCCACGTCACCCTGCCTTATTCGATGCTCGAACCGATCCGCGACCTGCTGGACGCAGGCATCCAGAGCGACCGGGTGGACCGCGACGAAAGCTGGAACGTGATGCTGCGCGAACAGCTCAACGCGGCCGAGGTCACCCTCTCCAGCGTGCTGGCCCGCAAGCAGCTGAGCCTGCGCGAACTGACCCGGCTGAAAGTCGGCGACATCCTCCCGATCGACCTGCCGAGCCAGGTCCCGCTGTGCGTCGAGGGCGTCCCGCTGTTCACCGGCGAATTCGGCATTTCCCACGGCCAGAACGCCATCAAGATCACTTCCAACCAACCGCCCGGCACCAACCCGCGCCGCGGCACCATCCAGGAACAGGCCTCATGA
- a CDS encoding flagellar basal body-associated FliL family protein, with protein MATAADKSKKSADAKPAAMGSKPSKPMLIGAAVLLVLGTAGGTWFLVQKPSSGHDKAQSSQKALPKPAQYFAMDPAFVVNLDGTDDGPRYLQLEVQLVTRDPEDLKQIQDNAPAIRAHLLMLFSQVKAADIADIAGRKKLQAAALAEAQKLMTTETGSKRIDDLLFTSFVTQ; from the coding sequence GTGGCAACCGCCGCCGACAAGTCGAAAAAATCCGCCGACGCCAAGCCTGCCGCCATGGGCAGCAAGCCAAGCAAGCCCATGCTCATCGGGGCAGCCGTGCTGTTGGTCCTGGGTACTGCCGGCGGCACCTGGTTCCTGGTCCAGAAGCCCTCGTCCGGGCACGACAAGGCGCAGTCCAGCCAGAAAGCGCTGCCCAAGCCGGCGCAGTACTTCGCGATGGACCCGGCCTTCGTGGTGAACCTCGACGGCACCGATGACGGCCCGCGCTACCTGCAACTCGAAGTCCAGCTGGTCACCCGCGACCCGGAGGATCTCAAGCAGATCCAGGACAACGCGCCTGCCATCCGCGCCCACCTGCTGATGCTGTTCTCCCAGGTGAAGGCCGCCGACATCGCCGACATCGCCGGGCGCAAGAAACTCCAGGCCGCCGCGCTGGCCGAGGCGCAGAAGCTGATGACCACCGAGACCGGCAGCAAGCGCATCGACGACCTGCTGTTCACCAGTTTCGTGACCCAGTGA
- a CDS encoding flagellar hook-length control protein FliK, whose protein sequence is MSALTALGGSGRASLLSAARDDNPDKDGTGTRDFASMMDSDTPAPPPTRPQTERKPQDKAASRDDRPDQPAAPARQPDPARTGRSRGASTTQDQASETSETSAGKPGAKAVAQEDRDDDDAWPPVGLAGIGMAVVPVLNTAMPGAAGGSLTAAGLAGNAAGAAAAGVAVLPGLQLGAPGAATTQAGPGVLLAQAASSAGTSSGTAANGAAASAALLARGAASSGTSISGAETTATSPLAPLAALGGTAENGTDDVAIGAGTDPAPINLQALPAAMPTSRVIDSATPFSGSPTPTPDLRSDQFDDALGARMSWLADQKIGHAHIKISPAELGPVEVRLHLNGDQVNASFLSAQAEVRHALENSLPRLREMLGQHGFQLGQADVGQQQQQASQGQSFAAGDSASPDAADELLQGTAGIPAAVARRRGLLDAYA, encoded by the coding sequence ATGAGCGCGCTTACCGCCCTGGGCGGCAGTGGCCGGGCCAGCTTGTTGTCCGCAGCGAGGGACGACAACCCGGACAAGGACGGAACCGGCACCCGCGACTTCGCCAGCATGATGGACAGCGACACCCCCGCGCCACCACCGACCAGGCCGCAAACCGAGCGGAAACCGCAGGACAAGGCCGCTTCCCGGGACGACAGGCCGGACCAGCCCGCGGCGCCCGCGCGCCAGCCTGACCCGGCCAGGACCGGGCGCAGCCGCGGCGCATCCACCACGCAGGACCAGGCCAGCGAAACCAGCGAAACCTCCGCCGGCAAGCCCGGAGCGAAAGCCGTAGCCCAGGAGGATCGCGACGATGACGATGCGTGGCCCCCCGTCGGCCTGGCCGGCATTGGCATGGCCGTCGTACCGGTGCTCAACACGGCGATGCCCGGCGCCGCCGGCGGGTCATTGACCGCGGCGGGCCTGGCGGGCAATGCAGCCGGCGCTGCGGCCGCAGGCGTCGCCGTACTCCCGGGCCTCCAGCTGGGGGCGCCTGGCGCGGCAACCACCCAGGCAGGTCCCGGTGTGCTGCTGGCCCAGGCTGCGAGTTCCGCCGGCACCTCCTCCGGCACCGCCGCCAACGGCGCGGCTGCATCCGCAGCGTTGCTGGCCCGGGGCGCTGCCTCCTCCGGCACGTCCATCAGCGGCGCGGAGACAACGGCCACCTCGCCGCTGGCCCCCCTGGCTGCACTGGGAGGCACGGCCGAGAACGGGACCGATGATGTCGCCATTGGTGCCGGTACGGATCCAGCTCCGATCAACCTGCAGGCGCTGCCTGCGGCGATGCCCACCAGCCGCGTGATCGACAGCGCCACGCCATTCAGTGGCTCGCCCACGCCGACCCCGGACCTGCGTAGCGACCAGTTCGACGACGCACTGGGCGCGCGCATGAGCTGGCTGGCCGACCAGAAGATCGGACACGCCCATATCAAGATCAGCCCCGCCGAGCTGGGCCCGGTCGAGGTCCGTCTCCATCTGAACGGCGACCAAGTCAATGCCAGCTTCCTCAGCGCCCAGGCCGAGGTGCGCCACGCGCTGGAAAACAGCCTGCCGCGCCTGCGGGAGATGCTGGGCCAGCATGGATTCCAGCTCGGCCAGGCCGATGTCGGCCAGCAGCAACAACAGGCCTCGCAGGGCCAGTCGTTCGCTGCCGGCGACAGCGCCAGTCCGGACGCGGCGGACGAGCTGCTGCAGGGCACCGCCGGAATTCCGGCGGCGGTCGCGCGTCGCCGCGGCCTGCTCGACGCCTATGCCTGA
- the fliJ gene encoding flagellar export protein FliJ, producing MMQSKRIDPLLQRAQQHEDEAARTLAERQRALTTHESRLEELRQYAEEYANSQMAATSLAQLANRRAFLDRLDSAVQQQSQTVDRNRENVEMERSRLLLASRDKQVLEQLAASYRAQERKVDDRRIQREMDDLGARGARLAKAAAESDNGDKP from the coding sequence ATGATGCAATCCAAGCGTATCGATCCCTTGCTCCAGCGTGCCCAGCAGCACGAAGACGAAGCCGCGCGCACCCTGGCCGAACGCCAGCGCGCACTGACGACCCACGAGTCGCGACTGGAAGAGCTACGGCAATACGCCGAGGAATACGCCAACAGCCAGATGGCTGCCACCAGCCTGGCCCAGCTGGCCAACCGGCGGGCGTTCCTGGACCGCCTCGACAGCGCGGTCCAGCAGCAGTCCCAGACCGTGGACCGCAACCGGGAGAACGTCGAAATGGAACGAAGCCGGTTGTTGTTGGCCAGTCGCGACAAGCAGGTGCTGGAGCAGCTGGCCGCCAGTTACCGCGCCCAGGAGCGCAAGGTCGATGACCGTCGCATCCAGCGCGAAATGGATGACCTGGGCGCGCGCGGCGCACGCCTGGCCAAGGCCGCCGCCGAAAGCGACAACGGAGACAAGCCATGA
- the fliI gene encoding flagellar protein export ATPase FliI — MSALMGTTPADWLAARNLRLATRLGGIGLDASHGRGLIREGILRRAVGLTLEAVGCEAPLGSTCKVQVVDDGWVDAEVVGFSGERTYLMPSAEMHGLLPNARVVPLHRRGGVEVGEGLLGRVIDSDGVPLDGKGPIRAEGSVGMAGVAINPLAREPITQPLDVGVRAINALLPIGRGQRVGLFAGSGVGKSTLLGMMTRYTAADVIVVGLIGERGREVRDFVETTLGEEGLRRAVVVAAPADRPPLARLHGAYRATAIAEWFRDQGLNVLLLMDSLTRFAQAQREIGLSVGEPPTTRGYPPSVFAKLPALVERAGNGAKGRGSITAFYTVLTEGDDPQDPIADAARAILDGHILLSRRVADSGLYPAIDVESSVSRVVQDIADEPWRLRIRALKRLVSAYSSNRDLIAIGAYQRGNDPAVDEALERWPEIVEFLGQDVARAADLPHSQAALQRLVEREN, encoded by the coding sequence ATGAGCGCATTGATGGGCACCACGCCCGCCGACTGGTTGGCTGCGCGCAACCTGCGCCTGGCGACGCGGCTCGGGGGCATCGGCCTGGACGCCAGCCATGGCCGTGGCCTGATCCGCGAAGGCATCCTGCGTCGCGCGGTCGGCCTGACCCTGGAAGCAGTCGGCTGCGAAGCGCCGCTGGGTTCGACCTGCAAGGTCCAGGTCGTGGACGACGGCTGGGTGGATGCCGAAGTGGTCGGTTTTTCCGGCGAGCGCACCTACCTGATGCCCAGTGCCGAAATGCACGGCCTGCTGCCCAATGCCCGGGTGGTGCCGCTGCATCGGCGTGGCGGCGTCGAGGTTGGCGAAGGCCTGCTCGGCCGGGTCATCGATTCGGATGGCGTGCCGCTGGACGGCAAGGGCCCGATCCGCGCCGAAGGCTCGGTCGGCATGGCCGGCGTCGCGATCAATCCGTTGGCGCGTGAACCCATCACCCAGCCGCTGGACGTGGGCGTGCGCGCGATCAACGCGCTGCTGCCGATCGGCCGTGGCCAACGCGTGGGCCTGTTCGCCGGCTCGGGCGTGGGGAAGTCGACGCTGCTCGGGATGATGACCCGCTACACCGCCGCCGACGTGATCGTGGTGGGGCTGATCGGCGAACGTGGCCGCGAAGTGCGCGACTTCGTCGAGACCACCTTGGGCGAGGAAGGCCTGCGCCGCGCGGTGGTCGTGGCGGCCCCGGCCGACCGCCCGCCGCTGGCGCGCCTGCATGGCGCCTACCGCGCCACTGCCATCGCCGAATGGTTCCGCGACCAGGGCCTGAACGTGCTGCTGCTGATGGATTCGCTGACCCGCTTCGCCCAGGCCCAGCGCGAGATCGGCCTGTCAGTCGGCGAACCACCCACCACCCGCGGCTACCCGCCGAGCGTGTTCGCCAAGCTGCCGGCGTTGGTGGAACGCGCCGGCAACGGCGCCAAGGGTCGCGGCTCGATCACCGCCTTCTACACCGTACTGACCGAAGGCGACGATCCGCAGGACCCGATCGCCGACGCCGCCCGGGCGATCCTCGATGGCCACATCCTGCTGTCGCGCCGGGTCGCCGACTCGGGCCTGTACCCGGCCATCGACGTCGAATCCTCGGTCAGCCGCGTGGTCCAGGACATCGCCGATGAACCCTGGCGCCTGCGCATCCGCGCGCTCAAGCGGCTGGTGTCGGCCTACTCGTCCAACCGCGACCTCATCGCCATCGGCGCCTACCAGCGTGGCAACGACCCAGCCGTGGATGAAGCGCTGGAACGTTGGCCGGAGATCGTGGAATTCCTCGGCCAGGATGTCGCCAGGGCCGCCGACCTGCCCCACAGCCAAGCCGCGTTGCAGCGGCTGGTCGAACGTGAGAATTGA
- a CDS encoding FliH/SctL family protein, which yields MSNDVVRWLAPELDVPPPPEVVEEVPALRPPSLEEIQAIEEAAQHEGFERGHAEGLSQGQAEIRRLTAQIDGILDNFSRPLAHLENEVLGALGDLAVRIAGSLIGPAYQADPALLQALVTEALDAVGGAQRSVEVRLHPEDIGALAPLLGLMAEGTRLVPDLTLSRGDLRVHAEAVRIDGTLDARLRAALEMVMRKSGVGA from the coding sequence ATGAGCAACGATGTCGTGCGCTGGCTGGCGCCTGAGCTTGACGTGCCGCCGCCGCCCGAGGTGGTCGAGGAAGTCCCGGCGCTGCGCCCCCCCAGCCTGGAGGAAATCCAGGCCATCGAAGAGGCGGCACAGCACGAAGGATTCGAGCGCGGCCATGCCGAAGGGCTGTCCCAGGGCCAGGCCGAAATCCGCCGCCTCACCGCGCAGATCGATGGAATCCTGGACAACTTCTCCCGTCCGCTGGCCCACCTGGAAAACGAGGTGCTCGGCGCACTGGGCGACCTCGCCGTGCGCATTGCCGGCAGCCTGATCGGCCCGGCCTACCAGGCCGATCCGGCCCTGCTGCAGGCGTTGGTGACCGAAGCACTGGACGCGGTCGGCGGCGCCCAGCGCAGCGTCGAAGTCCGCCTGCATCCGGAAGACATCGGCGCATTGGCTCCGCTGCTTGGATTGATGGCCGAGGGCACCCGGCTGGTGCCCGACCTGACCCTCAGCCGCGGCGACCTGCGCGTGCATGCCGAAGCCGTGCGCATCGACGGCACCCTCGATGCACGCCTGCGTGCGGCATTGGAGATGGTCATGCGCAAGTCGGGGGTGGGGGCGTGA